Proteins from one Salvelinus sp. IW2-2015 linkage group LG32, ASM291031v2, whole genome shotgun sequence genomic window:
- the sgip1b gene encoding SH3-containing GRB2-like protein 3-interacting protein 1: MMEGLKKRTRKAFGLRKKEKDTDFTGSPDKDGVSTRKKKTNGAPNGYYGEIDWDRYAAPDVDAEGFSLRPGEEGETAPKGKQHFFSSSDSEDEDDKRKFKIKIKPLPADTAKCAVPSMDQLKASVGGLALSPSLRRSPRRSPGSIKRHLSCEEIARPRRSTPTPSPAPETQSERVSQSRRASPAFFGLPPETTYETHRYDSNRNDVVCIEADAWCDSRPYPDSPLTRSFPTGAPPPLPPKNIPAASQGYSLTDSYADLPNGRIVPSPNPIYLNVQSPASYRGSPVPDLENVFGPMESSQTSEDRASPRWISFNSERPPPPDEPAPPPPSASPPSDSPHSLPSTPDSPCLSPDSPCLSPGPPPDEPPPSPPPFSSPPDSPISIISIPPPDEPVPPLPPDFSPPDSPPCIGIDPSLFLDDEILGYSPAPSGSLGYSPAPSGSLEYSPAPTSPIPPPLPVERYPRAGVPSPLAFLREEQPDYMASPLGLTPGFRGTPPPLPPLTYRSMVSSPGPCPGSGSSSPARPSTPLSGGSPIPPPLPTRPSSRPKLPPGKPIGDLXRPFSPPVSGSPPPFAPLARAESSSSISSITSLSAASTPTLGRELNISTTGCSRGPSPLTMGAQDTLPVAAAFTETINAYFKGADPSNRQSDPHQNKCNKCVVKITGEMVLSFPAGITRHFASHPSAPVLTFSISNYSRLEQVLPNPQLLCCDTTMSNVDTKEFWVNMPNLMSHLRRVADQKPQATYYNVDMIKYQVAADGIQSTPLNLALSWRGDATSTDLRIDYKYNMEAMAAPSPLHNIHFLVPVDGGVHKLQAMIPTATWKPEQQKILWKIPSLSQRSENGGVGALLGRFQLTEGPSKPSQLAVHFTSEGSTLSGCDIQLVGTGYRLSLVKKRFAAGKYLADN, encoded by the exons GGGCTCACCTGACAAAGATGGAGTAAGTACGAGAAAG AAAAAGACCAACGGGGCTCCAAATGGCTATTATGGGGAGATTGATTGGGATCGATAT GCCGCTCCAGACGTGGACGCTGAGGGCTTCAGTCTCAGACccggagaggagggggaaa CAGCTCCCAAAGGCAAGCAGCACTTCTTCTCCTCCAGCGACTCGGAGGACGAGGACGACAAGAGGAAGTTCAAGATCAAGATCAAGCCGTTGCCTGCCGACACTGCCAAGTGTGCCGTCCCATCTATGGACCAACTGAAAGCTTCAGTTGGGGGCTTggctctatctccctctctg CGGAGAAGTCCG AGACGCAGCCCG GGCTCGATAAAGAGACACCTGTCTT GTGAGGAGATTGCCAGACCCAGACGCTCCACCCCTACGCCAAGCCCCGCCCCAGAGACGCAAAG TGAGAGAGTATCCCAGAGTCGCAGAGCATCCCCAGCTTTCTTCGGGCTTCCCCCGGAGACGACCTATGAGACACACAGATATGATAGTAACAGAAATGATG TGGTCTGCATAGAGGCCGACGCATGGTGTGACTCCAGACCATACCCTGACTCCCCTCTGACCAGATCCTTTCCCACAGGAG ctcctcctccactgcctcCCAAGAACATCCCAGCAGCTAGTCAAGGCTATTCTTTGACTGATTCCTACG CTGATTTACCCAATGGGAGAATAGTCCCAAGCCCCAACCCTATCTACCTGAATGTCCAATCCCCAGCCTCGTACAGAGGTTCCCCTGTGCCTGACCTGGAAAACGTGTTCGGCCCCATGGAATCTTCCCAGACCAGTGAGGACAGGGCCTCGCCCCGATGGATCAGCTTCAACAGCGAGAGACCGCCCCCACCAGACGAACCGGCCCCGCCTCcgccctctgcctctcctccttccGACTCGCcccactccctcccctccaccccagactccccctgcctctccccgG actccccctgcctctccccgGGCCCCCCTCCGGATGAGCCTCCCCCCTCCCCGccgcccttctcctctccccccgaCTCTCCCATCTCCATTATCTCTATTCCTCCTCCAGATGAACCCGTTCCTCCCCTGCCTCCTGACTTCTCCCCCCCGGACTCTCCGCCATGCATCGGCATCGATCCTAGCCTGTTTTTGGATGATGAGATACTGGGGTACTCCCCTGCTCCCTCTGGCTCACTGGGGTACTCCCCTGCTCCCTCTGGCTCACTGGAGTACTCCCCTGCCCCTACCAGTCCCATCCCTCCCCCCCTGCCTGTGGAGCGCTACCCTCGGGCGGGTGTCCCTTCCCCTCTGGCGTTCCTGAGGGAAGAGCAGCCTGACTATATGGCCTCGCCTCTTGGGCTGACCCCGGGCTTCAGGGGCACGCCGCCCCCACTCCCCCCGCTCACCTACAGGTCCATGGTGTCCTCCCCCGGACCCTGCCCAGGCAGCG GCTCCTCCTCTCCAGCTCGTCCTTCCACGCCCCTGTCAGGAGGCAGTCcaatccctccccctcttcctacaAGGCCCTCCTCTCGACCCAAACTGCCCCCTGGGAAACCAATAGGAGACCTG YCTCGACCCTTCAGCCCCCCAGTCTCCGGCAGCCCTCCTCCCTTCGCCCCCCTGGCCCGGGCTGAGAGTTCCTCCTCAATCTCCTCCATCACCTCACTGAGCGCAGCCTCCACCCCCACCCTGGGGAGAGAACTCAACATATCCACCACAG gatgctCCAGAGGACCCAGCCCACTGACCATGGGAGCCCAGGACACTCTGCCCGTGGCGGCTGCCTTCACCGAGACCATCAACGCCTACTTCAAAGGAGCCGACCCCAGCAA CCGGCAAAGCGACCCTCATCAGAATAAATGCAACAA GTGTGTGGTAAAGATCACTGGGGAGATGGTGCTGTCTTTCCCAGCAGGCATCACCAGGCACTTTGCTAGCCACCCGTCTGCCCCTGTGCTCACCTTCAGCATCAGCAACTACAGCCGGCTTGAGCAGGTCCTCCCCAATCCACAGCTACTGTGCTG TGACACCACCATGTccaatgtggacaccaaggaattctGGGTAAATATGCCAAACCTGATGAGCCACCTGAGGAGAGTGGCTGACCAGAAGCCTCAAGCAACCTACTACAATGTGGACATGATCAAATATCAG GTGGCAGCCGATGGGATCCAGTCGACTCCCCTGAACCTGGCATTGAGTTGGCGTGGCGACGCCACCAGCACGGATCTCAGGATAGACTACAAATACAACATGGAGGCCATGGCCGCCCCCTCGCCCCTCCACAACATCCACTTCCTGGTCCCTGTGGACGGGGGCGTGCACAAGCTCCAAGCCATGATCCCCACTGCTACCTG GAAACCAGAGCAGCAGAAAATTCTATGGAAGATACCAAGCCTTTCCCAGAGGTCTGAAAATGGAG GAGTGGGGGCTCTACTGGGTAGGTTCCAGTTGACAGAGGGTCCCAGTAAGCCGTCCCAGTTGGCGGTGCATTTCACCAGCGAGGGCAGCACTCTGTCAGGCTGTGACATCCAGCTGGTGGGGACCGGCTACAGGCTCTCGCTGGTCAAAAAGAGATTTGCAGCag GGAAATATCTGGCGGACAACTAG